The Oligoflexus sp. nucleotide sequence AGGAAATAGACCACAAATGGCAAAGATTGCAAATCCGATAGTCTTAAAGCTTTCATCCATTGCAAAACGTCTCAAGGCGATTGCGGTAGTCGATGGACCAAACGATGCATCGGAACTAAAGATTTTCCGAGATCTCAATGGCAATGCACGGATTTATATCGTCTCGCCGACTGTGAAGATTGCTGATGGCGATAGGGTAATTGACGTGCCGGCAAGCGCATACGTGGCTGGTGTATTCGCTCGCATCAAGGTTGGTGAATCGCCTTCGAATCAGGCTATGGAAGGAGTTCTCGGCACAACGCTTCCCATCTCTTTTGAGGTCGATGATCCCGAGACCACGGCTCAGCAGTATAACGCCATGCAGGTGGCCACTATCGTGCGTGATAACGGCTTTCGCGTCTGGGGTGTGCGTGGAAGTGGTAACCCGGAGGATCTCAAGACCAATC carries:
- a CDS encoding phage tail sheath family protein, whose protein sequence is MAKIANPIVLKLSSIAKRLKAIAVVDGPNDASELKIFRDLNGNARIYIVSPTVKIADGDRVIDVPASAYVAGVFARIKVGESPSNQAMEGVLGTTLPISFEVDDPETTAQQYNAMQVATIVRDNGFRVWGVRGSGNPEDLKTNQIQKVRISDSIEEALVTSNSWALAKGLTIRLVDAVEQKVNDYLRDLKLVDEAIIGGSCERDQARNTPDSIASGKYYWKYDFTPVAVAETLYFEGFNTTAYYKDLA